A single region of the Salvia miltiorrhiza cultivar Shanhuang (shh) chromosome 8, IMPLAD_Smil_shh, whole genome shotgun sequence genome encodes:
- the LOC131001138 gene encoding type IV inositol polyphosphate 5-phosphatase 6-like isoform X1: MKDENCRQSKLSWSKKLVRKWFNIKCKGEEFQADEEAVYGGGEMEWRSCFSEREPFTIKKSKTEDSAKNMERSFSRSRSRSRRGRGYLDHPQILNIQNYSVFVSTWNVGGKPPRSNMNLDDWLHSAPSADVYVLGFQEIVPLNAGNILGAEDNGPAKKWLALIKRTLDNAPGTSGVGGCYTSSPMPDPVAEWNADFEGSSRNKASTFLPRRSFQTPPQRWNMDNDMSIPQPPLDRRLSVCDRVIFGHRQSDFGANVRWGCRPSDCSSSQRTSDFSCGPRPSDYSSGPRPSDYSSSRRPSDFEEYLTGESPSTVLQSRGCAPAEDAYTEPGRSRYSLVASKQMVGIFLTVWVRSEMKEHVRNIKISCVGRGLMGYLGNKGSISISMMLHQTSLCFVCSHLTSGEKEGDELRRNADVMEILRKTRFPRINSINDEKSPETILEHDRIIWLGDLNYRIALPYRSAKALVEMQNWRALLEKDQLRIEQRRGRVFDGWKEGKIYFPPTYKYSHNSDRYAGDDMHPKEKRRTPAWCDRILWYGGGLQQLSYARGESRFSDHRSVSSVFWAEVELVPNRFRKSTSCSSSRIEVEELLPYTHSYTELCFF; encoded by the exons GGGGTGAAATGGAGTGGAGAAGTTGCTTCTCTGAAAGGGAGCCATTTACAATCAAGAAAAGTAAAACAG AAGATTCAGCAAAGAACATGGAGCGTTCCTTTTCGCGTTCAAGGTCCCGGTCCAGGCGAGGGAGAGGCTATCTTGATCACCCACAGATTTTAAACATCCAAAACTACAG TGTTTTCGTGTCAACGTGGAATGTAGGAGGAAAACCACCTAGGAGCAATATGAACTTAGACGATTGGCTGCACTCAGCTCCTTCTGCAGATGTATATGTTCTAGG TTTTCAAGAAATAGTTCCTTTGAATGCTGGCAACATTCTTGGAGCAGAGGACAACGGCCCGGCTAAGAAGTGGCTCGCCCTAATCAAACGAACACTGGACAATGCTCCAGGCACTAGTGGAGTCGGGGGCTGCTACACATCATCTCCGATGCCTGATCCTGTTGCTGAGTGGAATGCAGATTTCGAGGGATCATCTAGGAACAAAGCCTCGACCTTCTTGCCACGTAGGTCATTCCAAACACCACCACAACGCTGGAACATGGATAATGACATGTCAATCCCACAGCCTCCCCTTGATAGGCGACTTAGTGTGTGTGACCGCGTGATTTTTGGTCACAGGCAGAGTGACTTTGGTGCGAATGTGAGATGGGGTTGTAGACCTAGCGATTGCTCGTCTAGCCAGAGGACGAGCGACTTCTCTTGTGGCCCTCGTCCCAGTGACTACTCGTCTGGACCCCGGCCAAGTGACTACTCTTCCAGCAGAAGGCCTAGTGACTTCGAGGAATATCTGACTGGCGAATCGCCTAGTACAGTCTTGCAGTCGAGGGGTTGTGCACCCGCAGAAGATGCATACACAGAGCCGGGAAGATCGAGATACTCTTTGGTTGCAAGTAAACAAATGGTTGGCATTTTTCTCACTGTTTGGGTTCGGAGTGAGATGAAGGAACATGTGAGAAACATAAAGATTTCCTGTGTTGGAAGAGGATTAATGGGCTATCTTGGTAACAAG GGTTCCATCTCAATCAGCATGATGCTGCACCAGACCAGCCTTTGCTTCGTGTGCAGTCACTTGACATCTGGTGAGAAGGAGGGTGACGAGCTTCGTAGAAACGCTGATGTCATGGAGATCCTAAGGAAGACACGGTTTCCGCGGATTAACAGCATCAATGATGAAAAATCACCCGAGACAATCCTTGAACATGA TCGAATAATTTGGCTCGGAGATCTGAACTACCGAATAGCTCTGCCCTACCGATCTGCCAAAGCACTTGTTGAAATGCAAAACTGGAGAGCATTGTTAGAAAAAGACCAA CTCCGGATAGAGCAGAGACGAGGCCGAGTATTTGATGGATGGAAAGAAGGGAAGATCTACTTCCCACCAACGTATAAATACTCACACAATTCGGACAGATATGCCGGTGATGATATGCACCCAAAGGAGAAAAGACGAACTCCTGCATG GTGTGACAGAATCTTGTGGTATGGAGGCGGTCTCCAACAGTTATCATATGCACGAGGCGAATCTAGATTTTCGGATCACAGGTCAGTCTCTAGCGTTTTCTGGGCTGAGGTGGAGCTAGTCCCCAACCGGTTCAGGAAAAGCACGAGCTGCTCGAGCTCCAGAATAGAGGTCGAGGAGCTGTTGCCCTACACGCATAGTTACACCGAACTCTGCTTCTTTTGA
- the LOC131001138 gene encoding type IV inositol polyphosphate 5-phosphatase 6-like isoform X2 yields the protein MKDENCRQSKLSWSKKLVRKWFNIKCKGEEFQADEEAVYGGGEMEWRSCFSEREPFTIKKSKTDSAKNMERSFSRSRSRSRRGRGYLDHPQILNIQNYSVFVSTWNVGGKPPRSNMNLDDWLHSAPSADVYVLGFQEIVPLNAGNILGAEDNGPAKKWLALIKRTLDNAPGTSGVGGCYTSSPMPDPVAEWNADFEGSSRNKASTFLPRRSFQTPPQRWNMDNDMSIPQPPLDRRLSVCDRVIFGHRQSDFGANVRWGCRPSDCSSSQRTSDFSCGPRPSDYSSGPRPSDYSSSRRPSDFEEYLTGESPSTVLQSRGCAPAEDAYTEPGRSRYSLVASKQMVGIFLTVWVRSEMKEHVRNIKISCVGRGLMGYLGNKGSISISMMLHQTSLCFVCSHLTSGEKEGDELRRNADVMEILRKTRFPRINSINDEKSPETILEHDRIIWLGDLNYRIALPYRSAKALVEMQNWRALLEKDQLRIEQRRGRVFDGWKEGKIYFPPTYKYSHNSDRYAGDDMHPKEKRRTPAWCDRILWYGGGLQQLSYARGESRFSDHRSVSSVFWAEVELVPNRFRKSTSCSSSRIEVEELLPYTHSYTELCFF from the exons GGGGTGAAATGGAGTGGAGAAGTTGCTTCTCTGAAAGGGAGCCATTTACAATCAAGAAAAGTAAAACAG ATTCAGCAAAGAACATGGAGCGTTCCTTTTCGCGTTCAAGGTCCCGGTCCAGGCGAGGGAGAGGCTATCTTGATCACCCACAGATTTTAAACATCCAAAACTACAG TGTTTTCGTGTCAACGTGGAATGTAGGAGGAAAACCACCTAGGAGCAATATGAACTTAGACGATTGGCTGCACTCAGCTCCTTCTGCAGATGTATATGTTCTAGG TTTTCAAGAAATAGTTCCTTTGAATGCTGGCAACATTCTTGGAGCAGAGGACAACGGCCCGGCTAAGAAGTGGCTCGCCCTAATCAAACGAACACTGGACAATGCTCCAGGCACTAGTGGAGTCGGGGGCTGCTACACATCATCTCCGATGCCTGATCCTGTTGCTGAGTGGAATGCAGATTTCGAGGGATCATCTAGGAACAAAGCCTCGACCTTCTTGCCACGTAGGTCATTCCAAACACCACCACAACGCTGGAACATGGATAATGACATGTCAATCCCACAGCCTCCCCTTGATAGGCGACTTAGTGTGTGTGACCGCGTGATTTTTGGTCACAGGCAGAGTGACTTTGGTGCGAATGTGAGATGGGGTTGTAGACCTAGCGATTGCTCGTCTAGCCAGAGGACGAGCGACTTCTCTTGTGGCCCTCGTCCCAGTGACTACTCGTCTGGACCCCGGCCAAGTGACTACTCTTCCAGCAGAAGGCCTAGTGACTTCGAGGAATATCTGACTGGCGAATCGCCTAGTACAGTCTTGCAGTCGAGGGGTTGTGCACCCGCAGAAGATGCATACACAGAGCCGGGAAGATCGAGATACTCTTTGGTTGCAAGTAAACAAATGGTTGGCATTTTTCTCACTGTTTGGGTTCGGAGTGAGATGAAGGAACATGTGAGAAACATAAAGATTTCCTGTGTTGGAAGAGGATTAATGGGCTATCTTGGTAACAAG GGTTCCATCTCAATCAGCATGATGCTGCACCAGACCAGCCTTTGCTTCGTGTGCAGTCACTTGACATCTGGTGAGAAGGAGGGTGACGAGCTTCGTAGAAACGCTGATGTCATGGAGATCCTAAGGAAGACACGGTTTCCGCGGATTAACAGCATCAATGATGAAAAATCACCCGAGACAATCCTTGAACATGA TCGAATAATTTGGCTCGGAGATCTGAACTACCGAATAGCTCTGCCCTACCGATCTGCCAAAGCACTTGTTGAAATGCAAAACTGGAGAGCATTGTTAGAAAAAGACCAA CTCCGGATAGAGCAGAGACGAGGCCGAGTATTTGATGGATGGAAAGAAGGGAAGATCTACTTCCCACCAACGTATAAATACTCACACAATTCGGACAGATATGCCGGTGATGATATGCACCCAAAGGAGAAAAGACGAACTCCTGCATG GTGTGACAGAATCTTGTGGTATGGAGGCGGTCTCCAACAGTTATCATATGCACGAGGCGAATCTAGATTTTCGGATCACAGGTCAGTCTCTAGCGTTTTCTGGGCTGAGGTGGAGCTAGTCCCCAACCGGTTCAGGAAAAGCACGAGCTGCTCGAGCTCCAGAATAGAGGTCGAGGAGCTGTTGCCCTACACGCATAGTTACACCGAACTCTGCTTCTTTTGA